One window of the Syngnathoides biaculeatus isolate LvHL_M chromosome 11, ASM1980259v1, whole genome shotgun sequence genome contains the following:
- the slc25a51b gene encoding solute carrier family 25 member 51b yields the protein MDSPSAQTPPPPASLTKGGHPLLSTGPLSAILGPQGKHYVCGSIAAFTNIMVTFPIQKVLFRQQLHGVLAVEAVRQLQRDGVRNLYRGLLPPLLQKSTTVAIMFGLYEDFSRVLLERAEGSGLPELVTRSFAAALAGTAEAFLAPFERVQTLLQDHRHHGRFNNTAHTFRTLLTEYGVRECYRGLVPIVLRNGPSNVLFFGLRGPIKEQLPEATSRAGHLVNDFVCGGVLGAALGIMFYPLNVIKSRAQSRVGGAFQPSRQVLLMVWRERGRSVAMLFRGAHLNYHRSLLSWGIINATYELLLKLI from the coding sequence ATGGACTCTCCGTCAGCCCAGACTCCCCCACCGCCGGCCTCTTTGACGAAGGGAGGTCACCCCTTGCTTTCTACTGGGCCTCTGAGTGCCATCCTTGGGCCTCAAGGCAAGCATTACGTTTGCGGCTCCATTGCAGCTTTCACCAACATCATGGTTACCTTCCCCATCCAGAAGGTTCTCTTCCGTCAGCAGCTACATGGCGTGTTGGCGGTTGAGGCGGTACGGCAGCTCCAGAGGGACGGCGTGAGAAATCTGTACAGGGGGCTTCTCCCCCCGCTGCTCCAGAAGAGCACCACCGTGGCAATCATGTTCGGCTTGTACGAAGACTTCTCCCGAGTCCTCCTGGAGCGGGCCGAGGGCAGCGGCCTGCCGGAACTGGTCACGCGAAGCTTCGCTGCTGCGCTGGCAGGTACAGCGGAGGCATTCCTGGCCCCCTTTGAGCGTGTGCAGACGCTCCTTCAGGACCACCGGCACCACGGACGCTTTAACAACACAGCCCACACCTTCAGGACACTTCTCACGGAATACGGTGTCAGGGAGTGCTACCGCGGCCTCGTGCCCATCGTGCTCCGCAATGGCCCCAGCAACGTACTCTTCTTCGGACTTCGAGGACCCATAAAGGAACAACTCCCAGAAGCCACCAGCCGCGCAGGTCACCTGGTAAATGATTTTGTCTGCGGGGGCGTTTTGGGGGCGGCACTTGGGATCATGTTCTACCCATTAAACGTCATCAAGTCACGGGCTCAGTCGCGGGTTGGTGGAGCCTTCCAACCGTCCAGGCAGGTGCTGCTAATGGTGTGGCGGGAGCGAGGCAGGAGCGTCGCCATGCTCTTTCGGGGGGCTCACCTCAACTACCACCGCTCACTCCTATCCTGGGGCATCATCAATGCCACCTACGAGCTGCTGCTCAAGCTCATATGA
- the ints10 gene encoding integrator complex subunit 10, whose protein sequence is MSAQKDCEFLVKRARELVPDDPCAAKAWLITARTLYPADFNIQYEMYIIERNAERTSCAGRLLYDMFLNFPDQPIVWREISVITAALRSDAQDKHSQFLRGLFETLPGRIQCEMLLKATEQCFNTLEKAEMLLLLLKRFPESVVQHGVSLGETLLDAETSEKVESPVNCFRKLFVCDVLPLVINNMDMRLPASLMQKYILKAAEFYIGYVTRRPSLDVQINASQEGGPLKSPSVSRGSQRYVIDGLSEKSSVVAEPWERLLDLLSIVGARCEWQGDKGQRTYMDLLQRVKELCRYLPGLEGDTRARCCSQVVICTALVLFRNAFLYVSTVQPTLFQGGNTLNLGPWILVEDFSSVYNDVDIERGSVKHAHKKRKMGDGREKTFSSDDEDGTGRHILVNKSEMPNWSETLEGFYTARESWDLLHSHDNLETEFKKMCASWKTDTWQWFRIFLIDMIIYQGQYRKALSSLQQMAAMQQPQSGQQSPSGQTSLEHHRALIQQASCHYALGEYRMACDKLLDVVSGLEPPNHEPTKTSEDQLRVKPKSKKSHDLRLLPCTSNAILPFCLQLMLACFKPRAFTDNRDDLSLGHVVVLLQYDWPQGEMLFLKAVDKICQQGGFQYENFFNYVTNIDMLEEFAYLRTPDGGRIQLELLPNQGMLIKHHTVTRGITKGVKEDFRLAMERQVSRCGENLLSVLHRFCINEKIIIVQSLP, encoded by the exons ATGTCAGCGCAAAAAGACTGCGAGTTTTTGGTCAAAAGAGCCCGGGAGCTTGTTCCAGACGACCCATGTGCAGCTAAAGCCTGGCTCATAACTGCTAGAACCCTTTACCCTGCCGACTTCAACATACAG TATGAAATGTACATCATTGAACGGAATGCAGAAAGGACGTCTTGTGCGGGGAGATTGCTCTATGACAT GTTCTTAAATTTCCCAGATCAGCCCATTGTGTGGCGGGAGATCAGCGTCATCACAGCGGCTCTACGCAGTGACGCTCAGGACAAACATTCGCAGTTCCTTCGAG GGCTTTTTGAAACACTGCCTGGCCGTATACAGTGTGAGATGTTGCTGAAGGCCACCGAGCAGTGCTTCAACACTTTGGAGAAGGCAGAGATGCTGTTGCTCCTACTAAAACGGTTTCCAGAGTCTGTGGTCCAACATGGG GTTAGTCTAGGCGAGACACTGTTGGATGCAGAGACATCTGAGAAAGTGGAGTCACCTGTTAATTGCTTCAGAAAACTTTTTG TGTGTGACGTCCTTCCTCTGGTTATAAACAACATGGACATGCGCCTGCCAGCCAGCCTGATGCAGAAATACATCCTGAAAGCTGCTGAATTCTACATCGGTTATGTGACCCGAAGACCTTCACTTGACGTACAGATAAATG CATCTCAAGAAGGTGGTCCTCTAAAGTCTCCGAGTGTCTCCCGTGGCTCCCAGCGCTACGTTATTGACGGCTTGTCAGAAAAGTCTTCAGTGGTTGCCGAACCTTGGGAAAGGCTGTTGGACCTTCTTTCTATTGTTGGTGCTCGATGTGAATGGCAGGGCGATAAAGGACAGAG GACTTATATGGACTTGCTTCAGAGAGTAAAGGAGCTATGTCGCTACTTACCGGGCCTGGAGGGGGACACGAGAGCCCGCTGCTGCAGTCAGGTGGTCATCTGCACTGCCCTCGTCCTCTTCCGTAATGCTTTCCTCTACGTCTCAACTGTACAGCCAACGCTCTTTCAGG GTGGGAATACGCTGAACTTGGGACCCTGGATTCTTGTGGAAGATTTCAGCTCAGTGTACAATGATGTGGATATCGAGAGAGGATCAGTCAAACACGCGCACAAGAAGCGCAAAATGGGAGATGGCAGAGAAaagactttt AGTTCAGACGATGAGGATGGCACAGGCCGACACATCCTGGTGAACAAGTCTGAGATGCCCAACTGGTCGGAGACTCTGGAGGGCTTTTACACAGCGAGGGAAAGCTGGGATCTTCTTCATTCTCACGATAACCTTGAAACTG AGTTCAAAAAGATGTGTGCCTCTTGGAAGACCGACACCTGGCAGTGGTTCCGAATTTTCCTTATTGACATGATCATATACCAG GGACAGTACCGTAAGGCCCTGTCCAGCCTGCAGCAGATGGCAGCCATGCAGCAACCTCAGTCGGGCCAGCAGAGCCCCTCGGGTCAGACCAGTCTGGAGCACCACAGGGCCCTCATACAGCAGGCCTCGTGCCACTATGCACTGGGAGAATACAGG ATGGCCTGTGACAAGCTTCTCGATGTTGTCAGTGGATTGGAACCCCCAAACCATGAACCAACAAAAACCTCGGAAGATCAGCTGAGAGTCAAGCCCAAAAGCAAGAAGA GTCATGACCTGCGATTACTTCCATGCACCAGCAATGCCATCTTACCTTTCTGCCTCCAGCTGATGTTGGCCTGCTTTAAG CCGCGAGCCTTTACAGACAACCGGGACGACCTGTCGCTGGGTCACGTGGTGGTGCTCCTGCAGTACGACTGGCCGCAGGGCGAGATGTTGTTTCTAAAAGCGGTGGATAAGATCTGCCAGCAAGGTGGTTTCCAGTATGAGAATTTCTTCAACTACGTCACCA ACATCGACATGCTGGAAGAGTTTGCATACCTGCGTACCCCCGACGGAGGGAGGATCCAGCTGGAGCTGCTGCCCAACCAGGGAATGCTGATTAA ACACCACACGGTGACGAGAGGGATTACCAAAGGGGTGAAGGAGGATTTCCGTCTGGCCATGGAGAGGCAAGTCTCGCGTTGTGGCGAAAACCTGCTCAGTGTGCTGCACCGTTTCTGTATCAACGAGAAAATCATCATCGTACAGTCTCTCCCTTGA